A part of Cannabis sativa cultivar Pink pepper isolate KNU-18-1 chromosome 6, ASM2916894v1, whole genome shotgun sequence genomic DNA contains:
- the LOC115725142 gene encoding probable U3 small nucleolar RNA-associated protein 7 yields MGVEEENGTLEKIVPLTDQIFDELDIKKKKYLRGEGANLKALNDKKLKGQLANREELYGKSADVAAKTEKWLMPSVGGFLEVEGIEKTWRIKQEDIAKEVDILSSRKQFDIILPDLGPYTLDFTSSGRHMAVGGRKGHLAIVDMKNMNLTKELQVRETVRDVVFLHNELFFAAAQKKYTYIYNRDGTELHCLKDHGSVLRLQFLKNHFLLASINKFGQLHYQDVTMGEMVGNYRTGLGRTDVMQVNPFNAVVALGHSGGTVSMWKPTSSAPLLKILCHRGPVSALAFHPNGQIMATAGKEKKIKIWDLRKLDKELQDIQGHAKTLDFSQKGLLARGTGSHVQVLRDLSGTQDYSRYMNHSIVKGYQIGKVLFRPYEDVLGVGHSMGWSSILVPGSGEPNFDSWVANPFETSKQRREKEVRSLLDKLPPETIMLDPTNIGSVRPPKKKNLTKQEKEAEMEAAIEAAKDTEFKYKTKGKNKPSKRVKKKLEVISKAKRPFLDEQMKEEEQIARKKQRPSEEAVLPVSLQRFARKNAST; encoded by the exons ATGGGTGTGGAAGAAGAAAATGGAACACTTGAGAAGATTGTACCTCTTACTGATCAG ATATTTGATGAGCTAGACATAAAAAAGAAGAAGTATCTTAGAGGAGAAGGTGCTAACTTGAAG GCATTGAACGATAAAAAGTTGAAGGGGCAACTTGCAAACAGAGAAGAGTTGTATGGCAAGTCTGCAGATGTTGCTGCCAAGACTGAGAAG TGGCTTATGCCAAGTGTGGGAGGCTTCCTAGAGGTTGAAGGGATAGAGAAGACATGGAGGATCAAACAGGAAGATATTGCTAAAGAAGTTGATATTTTAAGTTCACGTAAAcagtttgatattattttgcCAG ATCTTGGTCCATACACACTGGATTTTACCTCAAGTGGTCGTCATATGGCTGTTGGTGGAAGGAAGGGCCACCTGGCCATTGTTGACATGAAGAATATGAATCTAACTAAGGAATTGCAG GTTAGGGAAACAGTACGCGATGTGGTCTTCCTGCACAATGAATTGTTCTTTGCAGCAGCCCAGAAAAA GTATACCTACATTTATAACCGGGATGGAACAGAGCTTCATTGCTTGAAG GATCATGGCTCAGTTTTAAGGCTTCAATTTTTGAAGAACCACTTCCTCTTGGCATCAATAAACAAATTCGGACAACTTCATTATCAGGATGTAACCATGGGTGAGATGGTAGGTAATTACAGGACTGGGTTAGGCCGAACTGATGTGATGCAGGTGAATCCTTTCAATGCCGTTGTTGCTTTGGGTCATTCGGGTGGTACTGTTAGCATGTGGAAGCCTACAAGTTCTGCTCCTCTTCTTAAGATTTTGTGTCACCGTGGGCCTGTCTCAGCTCTGGCGTTCCACCCCAATGGGCAAATCATGGCCACAGcaggaaaagagaagaaaattaaaatttgggACTTGAGGAAACTTGATAAAGAGCTCCAAGATATACAGGGCCATGCAAAGACCTTGGATTTCAGTCAGAAAGGTTTGCTTGCTCGTGGAACCGGATCTCATGTACAAGTTCTTAGAGATTTGTCTGGAACTCAAGACTACAGCAGATACATGAACCATTCTATAGTAAAAGGATACCAAATAGGAAAAGTGTTGTTTAGACCGTATGAAGATGTTTTGGGCGTAGGGCACTCGATGGGCTGGTCTAGCATTCTCGTTCCAGGTTCCGGGGAACCCAACTTTGATTCTTGGGTTGCTAATCCATTCGAAACATCCAAACAGCGAAGAGAGAAGGAAGTTCGCTCTCTTCTTGACAAGCTCCCTCCTGAAACAATCATGTTGGATCCCACAAACATTGGTTCAGTGAGGCctccaaagaaaaaaaatctaacgaAACAGGAGAAAGAGGCTGAGATGGAGGCTGCTATTGAAGCTGCCAAAGACACCGAGTTCAAGTACAAAACAAAAGGAAAGAATAAGCCAAGTAAAAGAGTGAAGAAGAAACTCGAGGTAATCTCCAAAGCCAAGAGGCCTTTCTTGGATGAACAAATGAAAGAGGAAGAACAGATAGCTAGAAAGAAGCAGAGACCAAGTGAAGAAGCTGTACTACCGGTTTCTTTACAGCGGTTTGCTCGAAAGAACGCATCAACTTGA